From the genome of Hyalangium gracile, one region includes:
- a CDS encoding sodium:proton exchanger, whose product MQALLVFLAIAALSLLASSRTLLDPSRLPGVAQLAASGLIFLVFGALLGPGLAGVLTEADLQGLRPVVSLGLGTAGVILGLNLEPRLLRLLPRPVFSAALAHAGVAFLFVAVPLTGALLFTTGVSLRLAMGGAALLGAAASLSSGHFAVLGYRSGRMERSRGLAVALLTMLDDGVGLGVLALALVLGAAASPAEGVGLVCLALLLGILCGGLIAFLTYALKDPAELTAVMLGGVALVSGAAAYLRVSSLLAGVACGATLALVGGRAVEQVARALGRFERPTYLMLVFLAGCHLQARDVEAWMLLPGYVALRFLGKVLGGSLAQRFAASALKLPPKLGYALIAQGGLAVCLVVQYLMLVPGELSQHVFDVVALGAVVNEVLANRAFRQVLETPRAATGGTA is encoded by the coding sequence GTGCAAGCGCTGCTCGTCTTCCTCGCCATCGCGGCGCTCTCGCTGCTGGCCTCGAGCCGGACACTGCTGGATCCCAGCAGGCTGCCCGGCGTGGCACAGCTGGCGGCCAGCGGGCTCATCTTCCTCGTCTTCGGCGCCCTGCTGGGGCCCGGACTGGCCGGGGTGCTGACGGAGGCGGACCTGCAAGGGCTGCGGCCCGTGGTGTCCCTGGGGCTGGGCACCGCGGGTGTCATCCTGGGGCTGAACCTGGAGCCCCGGCTGCTGCGGCTGCTGCCCCGGCCGGTGTTCTCCGCGGCCCTGGCGCACGCCGGGGTGGCCTTCCTCTTCGTGGCGGTGCCCCTGACGGGGGCGCTGCTGTTCACGACGGGAGTGTCGCTGCGGCTGGCGATGGGCGGCGCGGCCCTGCTGGGCGCGGCGGCCAGCCTGTCCTCGGGGCACTTCGCGGTGCTGGGCTACCGCAGCGGGCGGATGGAGCGCTCGCGCGGGCTGGCCGTGGCGCTGCTCACCATGCTGGATGATGGCGTGGGGCTGGGCGTGCTGGCGCTGGCGCTGGTGCTGGGCGCGGCGGCCAGCCCCGCCGAGGGCGTGGGCCTGGTGTGCCTGGCGCTGCTGCTGGGCATCCTCTGCGGAGGGCTGATCGCCTTCCTCACGTACGCGCTGAAGGATCCGGCGGAGCTGACGGCGGTGATGCTGGGGGGCGTGGCGCTGGTGAGCGGGGCGGCGGCGTACCTGCGCGTCTCCTCGCTGCTGGCGGGCGTGGCCTGCGGGGCGACGCTGGCGCTGGTGGGCGGCCGCGCGGTGGAGCAGGTGGCGCGGGCGCTCGGGCGCTTCGAGCGGCCCACCTATCTGATGCTGGTGTTCCTGGCGGGCTGCCACCTGCAGGCGCGGGACGTGGAGGCGTGGATGCTGCTGCCGGGGTACGTGGCGCTGCGCTTCCTGGGCAAGGTGCTGGGAGGCTCGCTGGCCCAGCGCTTCGCGGCGAGCGCGCTGAAGCTGCCGCCGAAGCTGGGCTACGCGCTCATCGCCCAGGGTGGGCTCGCGGTGTGCCTGGTGGTGCAGTACCTGATGCTGGTGCCCGGCGAGCTGTCGCAGCACGTCTTCGACGTGGTGGCCCTGGGGGCGGTGGTCAACGAGGTGCTGGCGAACCGGGCCTTCCGGCAGGTGCTGGAGACGCCCCGCGCGGCCACGGGAGGCACGGCATGA
- a CDS encoding cation:proton antiporter, which produces MSGAIIRLGLLVALLAGISRVQLWRADTGNSVMLAAGALLLCGMFAGKVAKGVGLPRLTGYLLVGVAVGPYALGFLPGEGVKGLELVKGLAVSLIALVAGTELHLGLIRRVGAKVALLCAAVCGVTFVVCFAALFALKPFLPFMVSMSLPQAMAVSALVSTVVVSFSPTVTIAIVQETSARGSFTEFLMALVIIGDLFVMVAFAVAAGVTRASFGGGFDFRGLVGGVGWELFGSVAVGALLAVAMLIYMRRVNRELPLFLVGLCFAAAEGGARLHLSPLLVALSAGALIANLDERESQRIHHAIQLAGLPVFALFFAAAGAGLKLSTLVTVGPAALLLVVVRALAIHQSCRRFAPKEDPRLRRYLWMGLVSQAGVTFGLAALVSRTFPDFGPQVEVLIVAMITTHELVGPVLTRKALERSGEARGDERPQTA; this is translated from the coding sequence ATGAGCGGGGCCATCATCCGCCTGGGGCTGCTGGTGGCGCTGCTGGCGGGCATCTCCCGGGTGCAGCTGTGGCGCGCGGACACGGGCAACTCGGTGATGCTGGCGGCCGGCGCGCTGCTGCTGTGCGGGATGTTCGCCGGCAAGGTGGCCAAGGGCGTCGGGCTGCCGCGCCTCACGGGCTACCTGCTGGTGGGCGTGGCGGTGGGGCCCTACGCGCTGGGCTTCCTCCCGGGCGAGGGCGTGAAGGGGCTGGAGCTGGTGAAGGGGCTGGCGGTGAGCCTCATCGCCCTGGTGGCGGGCACGGAGCTGCACCTGGGGCTCATCCGCCGGGTGGGCGCCAAGGTGGCCCTGCTGTGCGCCGCGGTGTGCGGGGTGACGTTCGTGGTGTGCTTCGCGGCGCTCTTCGCCCTCAAGCCGTTCCTGCCCTTCATGGTGTCCATGTCGCTGCCGCAGGCGATGGCCGTCAGCGCGCTGGTCTCCACGGTGGTGGTGTCCTTCTCGCCCACGGTGACGATCGCCATCGTGCAGGAGACGTCCGCGCGCGGCTCGTTCACCGAGTTCCTCATGGCCCTGGTGATCATCGGGGATCTGTTCGTCATGGTGGCCTTCGCGGTGGCCGCGGGCGTGACGCGCGCCAGCTTCGGTGGAGGCTTCGACTTCCGGGGGCTGGTGGGCGGGGTGGGCTGGGAGCTGTTCGGCTCGGTGGCGGTGGGGGCGCTGCTGGCCGTGGCGATGCTCATCTACATGCGCCGGGTGAACCGCGAGCTGCCGCTGTTCCTGGTGGGGCTGTGCTTCGCGGCGGCCGAGGGCGGAGCGCGGCTGCACCTGTCGCCGCTGCTGGTGGCCCTGTCGGCCGGGGCGCTCATCGCCAACCTGGACGAGCGCGAGAGCCAGCGCATCCACCACGCCATCCAGCTGGCGGGCCTGCCCGTGTTCGCGCTCTTCTTCGCGGCGGCGGGGGCGGGGCTGAAGCTGTCCACGCTGGTGACGGTGGGGCCGGCGGCGCTGCTGCTCGTGGTGGTGCGCGCCCTGGCCATCCACCAGTCCTGCCGCCGCTTCGCCCCCAAGGAGGATCCCCGGCTGCGGCGCTACCTGTGGATGGGCCTGGTGTCACAGGCGGGAGTTACCTTCGGGCTCGCGGCGCTGGTGTCCCGGACCTTCCCGGACTTCGGCCCCCAGGTGGAGGTTCTCATCGTGGCGATGATCACCACGCACGAGCTGGTAGGGCCCGTGCTCACCCGGAAGGCCCTGGAGCGCAGCGGCGAGGCACGAGGCGACGAGCGCCCGCAGACCGCGTAA
- a CDS encoding TVP38/TMEM64 family protein, giving the protein MSPGLKKWLRVLAPVCSSIGGLALLRLLGPDVIDQKQLHEFLAPLGKTAPFAYILALLIRPLTLLPGTLFAAVGGMVFGTLMGTIYALIGSFLAALLIFGIARKLGVRPMKRLAGEHYPALARAARKHDFQFTFLVTINPLLPTDMMLAAAAASGARFWPSVAGMLLGTLPGTFLMVQFGSGLAQGRTLMTVVSAVGLVLSFVLGGFLGRRVYKEMNTGGPPELEEFPAVPLSRREHRKAGKDGLPSPS; this is encoded by the coding sequence ATGTCTCCGGGGCTGAAGAAGTGGCTGCGCGTGCTGGCACCCGTGTGTTCGTCCATTGGTGGACTGGCGCTGCTGCGGCTGCTGGGGCCGGACGTGATCGACCAGAAGCAGCTGCACGAGTTCCTCGCGCCCCTGGGGAAGACGGCCCCCTTCGCGTACATCCTGGCGCTGCTGATCCGTCCGCTCACGCTGCTGCCCGGAACGCTATTCGCCGCCGTGGGCGGCATGGTGTTCGGCACGCTGATGGGGACGATCTACGCGCTCATCGGCAGCTTCCTGGCCGCCCTGCTCATCTTCGGGATTGCTCGCAAGCTGGGCGTGCGGCCGATGAAGCGCCTGGCCGGTGAGCACTACCCGGCGCTGGCCCGCGCCGCGCGCAAGCATGACTTCCAGTTCACCTTCCTGGTCACCATCAACCCGCTGCTGCCCACGGACATGATGCTGGCGGCGGCGGCGGCCTCGGGGGCGCGCTTCTGGCCGTCGGTGGCGGGGATGCTCCTGGGCACCCTGCCGGGCACCTTCCTCATGGTGCAGTTCGGCAGCGGGCTGGCCCAGGGGCGCACGCTGATGACGGTGGTGTCCGCCGTGGGCCTGGTGCTGTCCTTCGTGCTGGGGGGCTTCCTGGGCCGCCGCGTGTACAAGGAGATGAACACCGGAGGGCCGCCGGAGTTGGAGGAGTTCCCGGCCGTACCTCTCTCCCGGCGTGAGCACCGCAAGGCTGGCAAGGACGGGCTGCCCTCTCCGTCTTGA
- a CDS encoding general stress protein, with amino-acid sequence MSDKDNKGSMTVAEAGRKGGETVRNERGREFYETIGRKGGATVKAERGRSFYEEIGRKGGETVKAERGAKFYEEIGKKGGDRVKATRGPNFYEEIGRKGGQKVKKLIEEGKRAARAAMAPQEPTTQEEQSATPPATPEGQEPQRE; translated from the coding sequence ATGTCGGACAAGGACAACAAGGGCAGCATGACGGTGGCTGAGGCGGGGCGGAAGGGCGGAGAGACCGTCCGCAACGAGCGAGGCCGTGAGTTCTACGAGACGATTGGCCGCAAGGGAGGTGCCACGGTCAAAGCCGAGCGGGGCCGCTCCTTCTACGAGGAGATCGGCCGCAAGGGCGGCGAGACGGTGAAGGCCGAGCGCGGCGCGAAGTTCTACGAGGAGATCGGCAAGAAGGGTGGCGACCGCGTCAAGGCCACCCGCGGGCCGAACTTCTACGAGGAGATCGGCCGCAAGGGTGGGCAGAAGGTGAAGAAGCTCATCGAGGAGGGCAAGCGCGCGGCTCGCGCGGCCATGGCGCCGCAGGAGCCGACGACGCAGGAGGAGCAGAGCGCGACGCCTCCGGCGACCCCTGAGGGCCAGGAGCCCCAGCGGGAGTAA
- a CDS encoding metallophosphoesterase, with product MTSRLLRLPASGRLLVATDIQGNLGDFRRMLALFEEAPADTVLVFTGDIIHGPDEETEQNWPDYLGTPYRDESPEVVRQFLEARERYPGRVHCLLGNHEHAHVGGPRTAKFHADEAQVLEERLGPGPTGALRTLFNQFPLVAVAPNGVVLLHAAPSAHLNGPGDLEQVQLEGYAHMGIEEFFYVPVIGATLWSRMARPEQARAFLGALGGRIAIYGHDVVREGYERVGDEQLCVSTSFALYDKDKVYVELDLARTYPHVHALRDGIELKKLHG from the coding sequence GTGACTTCCCGCCTCCTGCGCCTCCCGGCCTCCGGCCGGCTCCTGGTCGCCACCGACATCCAGGGCAACCTCGGGGACTTCCGGCGCATGCTGGCCCTCTTCGAGGAGGCTCCCGCCGACACCGTCCTGGTCTTCACCGGCGACATCATCCACGGGCCCGACGAGGAGACGGAGCAGAACTGGCCGGACTACCTGGGCACGCCCTACCGCGACGAGTCCCCGGAGGTGGTGCGGCAGTTCCTCGAGGCGCGCGAGCGCTACCCCGGGCGGGTGCACTGCCTGCTCGGCAACCATGAGCACGCGCACGTGGGTGGGCCGCGCACCGCCAAGTTCCATGCGGACGAGGCCCAGGTGCTCGAGGAGCGCCTGGGGCCCGGGCCCACCGGCGCCCTGAGGACGCTGTTCAACCAGTTCCCCCTGGTGGCGGTGGCCCCCAACGGCGTGGTGCTGCTGCACGCCGCGCCCTCCGCGCACCTGAACGGGCCCGGGGATCTGGAGCAGGTACAGCTCGAGGGCTATGCCCACATGGGCATCGAGGAGTTCTTCTACGTGCCCGTCATCGGCGCCACGCTGTGGAGCCGCATGGCCCGGCCCGAGCAGGCCCGCGCCTTCCTGGGCGCGCTGGGCGGCCGCATCGCCATCTACGGCCACGACGTGGTGCGCGAGGGCTACGAGCGGGTAGGGGACGAGCAGCTCTGCGTCTCCACCAGCTTCGCCCTCTACGACAAGGACAAGGTGTACGTGGAGCTGGATCTCGCCCGGACGTACCCCCACGTCCACGCCCTGCGGGACGGCATCGAGCTGAAGAAGCTCCACGGCTGA
- a CDS encoding N-acetylmuramoyl-L-alanine amidase gives MRTRLALCLLLLSSVAAAAKRDPAEEAYQQARTAYYALKGDAARRKLRHHWLSVAHRFEAVATDHPKSNRAPDALFTAGELLSELSRISFLSEDLQAAVTDYSKLVDTHPRHRLADDAALSLARIHLERLDQPESARQVISEILAVNGRGDRARELKELLASLPASKAPAPRKAAPVVAESSEPERPGASVVNAISKLARDAAPATPAATDASATKSSEAPRVVVITPLKSEGTPAAPAKSSPEVVVATSAAAPSTVAEAPPAKPRTEPPAAVPSKPAAELVASTPARSDAPAATPVPPKPAPVAAPPARTEALAVASAPSKSSEEPLPTIPALDKHVAEARLKAAAKVSRRAELTLVEQLGLKVRRVIIDPGHGGHDTGAIGKNGVREKDVTLAISEKLAEELRERGLEVILTRDDDRYVRLEDRAQFANESRGDLFISIHCNSASSPKLHGVETYTLNLSADRYSIRLAARENASTEKGISDLQFILADLATKANTGESTRLATQVQKSLVGQLSHDYSNVRDRGTKEALFYVLLGVKMPAILVETSFLSNPEEEQRLDSEEYQASVAEAIAQGVEDFLGDRKRVAKVD, from the coding sequence ATGCGCACGCGCCTCGCCCTCTGCCTGCTGCTGCTGTCGAGCGTCGCCGCCGCGGCGAAGCGCGACCCGGCCGAGGAGGCATACCAGCAGGCGCGCACGGCCTACTACGCCCTGAAGGGCGACGCGGCGCGGCGCAAGCTGCGCCACCACTGGCTCAGCGTGGCCCACCGCTTCGAGGCCGTGGCCACCGATCATCCCAAGAGCAATCGCGCCCCGGATGCCCTCTTCACCGCCGGCGAGCTGCTGAGCGAGCTCAGTCGCATCTCCTTCCTCTCGGAGGATCTGCAGGCGGCCGTCACCGACTACTCCAAGCTGGTGGACACCCACCCGCGCCACCGGCTCGCGGACGACGCGGCGCTCTCCCTCGCGCGCATCCACCTGGAGCGCCTGGATCAGCCCGAGTCCGCCCGCCAGGTCATCAGCGAGATCCTCGCCGTCAACGGCCGGGGCGACCGGGCCCGGGAGCTGAAGGAGCTGCTCGCCTCGCTGCCCGCCTCCAAGGCGCCGGCGCCGCGCAAGGCCGCGCCTGTTGTCGCCGAGTCCTCCGAGCCGGAGCGTCCGGGTGCCTCGGTGGTGAATGCCATCTCCAAGCTCGCTCGCGATGCGGCGCCGGCCACCCCGGCCGCTACCGACGCCTCGGCGACCAAGTCCTCCGAGGCTCCGCGCGTCGTCGTCATCACGCCGCTGAAGTCCGAGGGGACTCCAGCGGCCCCCGCGAAGTCCTCGCCGGAGGTGGTGGTCGCCACCTCGGCGGCAGCTCCCAGCACCGTGGCCGAGGCGCCTCCCGCGAAGCCGCGGACCGAGCCTCCCGCCGCCGTGCCCTCGAAGCCCGCCGCGGAGCTCGTTGCCTCCACGCCCGCCCGGTCCGACGCGCCCGCCGCGACTCCGGTGCCGCCGAAGCCTGCGCCCGTCGCGGCTCCGCCTGCCCGGACGGAGGCCCTGGCCGTGGCCTCGGCGCCGTCGAAGTCTTCCGAGGAGCCGCTGCCCACCATCCCGGCCCTGGACAAGCACGTCGCCGAGGCCCGCCTGAAGGCCGCCGCGAAGGTGTCGCGCCGCGCGGAGCTGACGCTCGTGGAGCAGCTGGGCCTCAAGGTGCGCCGGGTCATCATCGATCCCGGCCACGGCGGCCATGACACGGGGGCCATCGGCAAGAACGGGGTCCGCGAGAAGGACGTCACGCTGGCCATCTCCGAGAAGCTGGCCGAGGAGCTCCGCGAGCGCGGCCTGGAGGTCATCCTCACCCGGGACGACGATCGCTACGTCCGGCTCGAGGACCGGGCGCAGTTCGCCAACGAGTCCCGCGGGGATCTGTTCATCTCCATCCACTGCAACTCGGCCTCCAGCCCGAAGCTGCACGGGGTAGAGACGTACACGCTCAACCTCTCCGCGGACCGCTACTCCATCCGGCTGGCCGCGCGCGAGAACGCCTCCACGGAGAAGGGCATCAGCGATCTGCAGTTCATCCTCGCGGACCTGGCCACCAAGGCGAACACGGGGGAGTCCACGCGGCTGGCCACCCAGGTGCAGAAGAGCCTCGTCGGCCAGCTGTCCCACGACTACTCCAACGTCCGGGACCGGGGCACCAAGGAGGCGCTCTTCTACGTGCTGCTGGGCGTGAAGATGCCGGCCATCCTCGTGGAGACGTCCTTCCTGTCCAACCCCGAGGAGGAGCAGCGCCTGGACTCCGAGGAGTACCAGGCCTCCGTGGCCGAGGCGATCGCCCAGGGCGTCGAGGACTTCCTCGGCGACCGCAAGCGGGTGGCCAAGGTGGACTGA
- a CDS encoding DUF3592 domain-containing protein — translation MQFAIPHAPRRVRFTQVPGAVGRLVRTFALGLLFMAGLGAGAALAGRFFVKERSFFIRAQEVVGLVADRKLPPKDKRVDAEALLEVLYNVDGVQHTVSGVRTSAEYAEGLGHGAQVTLLVDPTQPDRPREARYARANSGAVDLVPWALGVGALGAILFFLRELRRTIRAELEPLRVGALVWLTPDGPLPETRREIVFPASYYRQDVKLSVRARARPGRAPVRNGQKVLAAVVPREPDWVRVIDEDLARTLGWIR, via the coding sequence GTGCAGTTCGCCATTCCCCATGCGCCGCGGCGCGTCCGCTTCACCCAGGTGCCGGGCGCGGTGGGGCGGCTGGTGCGGACGTTCGCTCTCGGGCTGCTCTTCATGGCCGGTCTGGGCGCCGGGGCCGCGCTGGCCGGGCGCTTCTTCGTCAAGGAGCGCTCCTTCTTCATCCGCGCCCAGGAAGTCGTCGGGCTGGTGGCGGACCGCAAGCTGCCGCCCAAGGACAAGCGCGTGGACGCGGAGGCCCTGCTGGAGGTGCTCTACAACGTGGACGGGGTGCAGCACACCGTCAGCGGCGTGCGCACCTCCGCCGAGTATGCCGAGGGGCTCGGGCACGGCGCGCAGGTGACGCTGCTGGTGGATCCCACCCAGCCGGACAGGCCTCGGGAGGCGCGCTACGCCCGCGCGAACTCCGGCGCCGTGGATCTGGTGCCCTGGGCCCTGGGCGTGGGGGCGCTGGGGGCCATCCTCTTCTTCCTGCGCGAGCTGCGCCGCACCATCCGCGCGGAGCTGGAGCCGCTGCGCGTGGGGGCGCTCGTGTGGCTCACTCCGGATGGGCCGCTGCCGGAGACGCGCCGCGAGATCGTCTTCCCCGCCTCCTATTACCGGCAGGACGTGAAGCTCTCGGTCCGCGCGCGTGCCCGCCCGGGCCGTGCGCCGGTGCGCAATGGCCAGAAGGTGCTCGCCGCCGTGGTGCCTCGGGAGCCGGACTGGGTGCGCGTCATCGACGAGGATCTGGCCCGCACCCTCGGCTGGATTCGGTGA
- a CDS encoding L-threonylcarbamoyladenylate synthase — protein sequence MAAPILEVDIQHPQPRHVARAVEVLERGGLIAYPTDTYYGLGCDLTSKKAIERLYKLKGRDKKKPLSFLCPDLSDVAKYAHVSNFAYRTMKGLTPGAFTFILEATRIVPEIMMSKQKQVGIRVPDAPLARALAAGLGRPIITTSASDESGEPLIDARDIKEKLGHGLELILDGGVTLMEPSTVVSLIGDSLEILRQGKGRLDA from the coding sequence ATGGCAGCCCCCATCCTCGAGGTGGACATCCAACACCCTCAGCCTCGGCATGTCGCACGCGCCGTGGAGGTGCTCGAGCGTGGCGGCCTCATCGCGTATCCCACTGACACCTACTACGGTCTGGGATGCGATCTGACGTCGAAGAAGGCCATCGAGCGGCTGTACAAGCTCAAGGGGCGGGACAAGAAGAAGCCGCTGTCGTTCCTGTGCCCGGATCTCTCGGACGTGGCGAAGTACGCGCACGTGAGCAACTTCGCCTACCGCACCATGAAGGGGCTGACGCCGGGCGCGTTCACCTTCATCCTCGAGGCGACGCGGATCGTCCCGGAGATCATGATGTCCAAGCAGAAGCAGGTGGGCATCCGCGTGCCGGACGCGCCGCTGGCCCGAGCGCTGGCGGCGGGGTTGGGCCGGCCCATCATCACCACCTCGGCGAGCGACGAGAGCGGAGAGCCGCTCATCGACGCTCGGGACATCAAGGAGAAGCTGGGGCACGGGTTGGAGCTGATCCTGGACGGCGGGGTGACGCTGATGGAGCCGTCCACGGTGGTGTCGCTGATCGGCGACTCGTTGGAGATCCTCCGGCAGGGCAAGGGCCGGCTGGACGCCTAG
- the xerD gene encoding site-specific tyrosine recombinase XerD, which produces MEGLLDAFIAFIRAERGLSGKTVDAYAADLTVYFEDLRARGVLAAERVKQEDVSEHLKRLGQRGLSRRSQARHLAAIRGFHRFLIAEKLAEKDPTEDLDTPRSARKLPSFLTLEEVEQLLAAPDERHPAGQRDKAMLELLYATGLRVSELCSLGINDVQLGAGYLVAKGKGSKERVVPVGRMAVEKVQEYLAGPRQFLLGKKESRALFVTPRGGPFTRMGFWKLLKRYALKAGIRKPISPHKLRHSFATHLVERGADLRAVQAMLGHADLATTQIYTHVNSARLRAVYDEHHPRSDTVARPPPRPKRRPQSPRSET; this is translated from the coding sequence ATGGAAGGGCTGCTCGACGCATTCATCGCCTTCATCCGCGCCGAGCGCGGCCTGTCCGGCAAGACGGTGGACGCCTACGCCGCCGATCTCACGGTGTACTTCGAGGATCTGCGCGCGCGCGGCGTCCTGGCGGCGGAGCGGGTGAAGCAGGAGGACGTGTCCGAGCACCTGAAACGCCTGGGCCAGCGGGGCCTGTCCCGGCGCAGCCAGGCGCGGCACCTGGCGGCCATTCGCGGCTTCCACCGGTTCCTCATCGCCGAGAAGCTGGCGGAGAAGGATCCCACCGAGGACCTGGACACCCCGCGCTCCGCCCGCAAGCTGCCGAGCTTCCTCACGCTGGAGGAGGTGGAGCAGCTGCTGGCCGCGCCGGACGAGCGCCACCCGGCGGGCCAGCGGGACAAGGCCATGCTGGAGCTGCTGTACGCCACGGGCCTGCGCGTGAGCGAGCTGTGCTCGCTGGGCATCAACGACGTGCAGCTGGGCGCCGGCTACCTGGTGGCCAAGGGCAAGGGCTCCAAGGAGCGCGTCGTCCCGGTGGGGCGCATGGCGGTGGAGAAGGTGCAGGAGTACCTGGCCGGGCCCAGGCAGTTCCTGCTGGGCAAGAAGGAGTCCCGCGCCCTCTTCGTGACGCCTCGCGGCGGACCGTTCACCCGCATGGGCTTCTGGAAGCTGCTCAAGCGCTACGCCCTGAAGGCCGGCATCCGCAAGCCGATCTCTCCCCACAAGCTGCGGCACTCCTTCGCCACCCACCTGGTGGAGCGCGGGGCGGACCTGCGCGCCGTCCAGGCCATGCTGGGCCACGCGGACCTGGCCACCACGCAGATCTACACGCACGTGAACAGCGCGCGCCTGCGCGCCGTGTATGACGAGCACCACCCGCGAAGTGACACCGTCGCCCGGCCGCCTCCTCGGCCGAAGCGGCGGCCGCAATCTCCCAGGTCGGAGACTTGA
- the nhaA gene encoding Na+/H+ antiporter NhaA, protein MEPRPPPPVPALFKVALAPLQAFFRLEASSGILLALCAVVAMVWANSPWASSYTGLFDAPLALEVSGFRGAFTFRELINDGLMTLFFFLVGMEIKRELSAGELRTPARAVLPLIAALGGMVVPAGLYLIFNAGTPAASGWAIPMATDIAFSIGCLTLVRSRVSNGLVVFLTALAIFDDIGGIIVIALFYGTGLHVEWLLVAGGMVVAMAVCNRFYVRNGMIYVVLGAALWYAMHHGGIHATLAGVVLGMFIPARSVRRGREVLTELSAYIHRLVEEPEDEAVRGAQILHIEEQLEDIEPPLNRFVHLWHGWVAYGIVPAFALANSGISLEGMSLADLTKPLPLGIIVGLFVGKQVGIFLFTWVAVKLKVSPMPGQARTAQLHGVAVVGGIGFTVALFVATLAFPGQAELLAEAKLGILLGSLLSAVVGYLLLRFGPAPKAVPAV, encoded by the coding sequence ATGGAGCCCCGCCCGCCCCCGCCCGTCCCCGCCCTCTTCAAGGTTGCGCTCGCGCCGCTCCAGGCCTTCTTCCGACTGGAGGCCAGCAGCGGCATCCTCCTGGCCCTGTGCGCCGTGGTGGCCATGGTGTGGGCCAACTCCCCGTGGGCCTCCAGCTACACGGGGCTGTTCGACGCGCCGCTGGCGTTGGAGGTATCCGGCTTCCGAGGCGCCTTCACCTTCCGGGAGCTCATCAACGACGGGCTGATGACGCTCTTCTTCTTCCTGGTGGGCATGGAGATCAAGCGCGAGCTGTCCGCGGGAGAGCTGCGCACGCCGGCCCGCGCGGTGCTGCCGCTCATCGCCGCGCTGGGCGGCATGGTGGTGCCTGCGGGCCTCTACCTGATCTTCAACGCGGGCACGCCGGCGGCGAGTGGCTGGGCCATCCCCATGGCCACGGACATCGCCTTCTCCATCGGGTGCCTGACGCTGGTGCGCAGCCGGGTGTCCAACGGGCTGGTGGTGTTCCTCACGGCGCTGGCCATCTTCGACGACATCGGCGGCATCATCGTCATCGCCCTGTTCTACGGCACGGGGCTGCACGTGGAGTGGCTGCTGGTGGCGGGCGGCATGGTGGTGGCGATGGCGGTGTGCAACCGCTTCTACGTGCGCAACGGCATGATCTACGTCGTACTGGGGGCGGCGCTCTGGTACGCGATGCACCACGGCGGCATCCACGCCACGCTGGCGGGTGTGGTGCTGGGTATGTTCATCCCGGCCCGGTCCGTGCGCCGGGGCCGTGAGGTGCTCACCGAGCTGTCGGCCTACATCCACCGGCTCGTGGAGGAGCCCGAGGACGAGGCGGTACGCGGCGCGCAGATCCTCCACATCGAGGAGCAGCTCGAGGACATCGAGCCGCCGCTCAACCGCTTCGTGCACCTGTGGCACGGCTGGGTGGCGTACGGCATCGTCCCGGCGTTCGCGCTGGCCAACTCGGGCATCTCGCTGGAGGGCATGTCGCTGGCGGACCTCACGAAGCCCCTGCCGCTGGGCATCATCGTGGGGCTCTTCGTGGGCAAGCAGGTAGGCATCTTCCTGTTCACCTGGGTGGCGGTGAAGCTGAAGGTGTCTCCCATGCCCGGGCAGGCGCGGACCGCCCAGCTCCACGGCGTGGCGGTGGTGGGCGGCATCGGCTTCACGGTGGCGCTCTTCGTGGCGACGCTGGCCTTCCCGGGACAGGCGGAGCTGCTGGCCGAGGCCAAGCTGGGAATCCTCCTGGGCTCGCTGCTGTCGGCGGTGGTGGGCTACCTGCTGTTGCGCTTCGGTCCGGCGCCGAAGGCGGTCCCGGCGGTCTGA